The Vitis vinifera cultivar Pinot Noir 40024 chromosome 7, ASM3070453v1 genomic interval GATATGTTTCCGTACGATTGGATCAAAAATATTTGCTAAATAACTGACGACCAATCATTGTGGACGCCGAATACGATTAAAAATCCATCAACACAGTGGGCCCTCAGGAGAGCAGACTCTTAATGGGCTTTGGTCCCTAGTGGGCCACCATGGGCCCACCTCCATCGTGGAATCCACTTCCGCTCATGACGGCCCAGATGTGACCCAAACTTGCACTCCACAGTGGAGAATCCCACCAATTCGTAGTGGAACTGAAAGAAGATCGTACGGCTGTGGTTCCTTGAGAGGACTAACCCCAGTGCCTTAAAAGGTTAAGTTAAAAAACTTTATTTGGTAATAATATCCCAAAAGCAgtaaatcttttaatttttttttccttaaaaaaacctttttttttggggggggggggatttccttactttttttccttatttttcacaacattaattttcattaatcCACTTTCTACAAAAATAGCAACTAccctttttcattaaaaaattactttttaataaattaattaaaatatattattaaatttgccttattttcaaattttagaatttcaaaCTCTTGAAAAATTGGCTCTTTTAgaagtaaattaattaaataatcaaatttgaGGAGCTATTGTCACGTGTCCTAAAAATATTAGCTCATAAAAAGGcagatattaatttttatttatttattttaaagtcaAATAGTAAATTTAGAAATCCAAAGCATTTTCCTTAACGTATGGAATAGATTAATTGAGACAGTTTCATTGCTTTGAGAATTGAGAGTACATAAATTACTTCGGGtgttttggaaaatatataaattacttCGAAAGTTGCGGAATTAAGATCTGAAAACTGTTCAGATAGAGGATTACTTTGTGAGACAGAAAACAAACAACCATGGATGTTGGGCAGTTGCAGAGACAATTCACTGATTACACTGCTTCTCTGTTTCGTGAAGTCagtattttgttttatatattattgttattgttttgttttgctttgCTTTGTACTGCAGTAAAGATGAAGTGTTTTCATTTGGGTCTGTGCTTTTGGTCTctgtttggctgctgagaaacTGTGGACGAGAAAAGTGAAAAGTTTGGCtttatgttttgattttttttttcccttcttattcATGTGTTTCTTGGGAAAAGGAATGGCGGGTTGGAGTTGGTTTTTAGGTTGGTTTTGGTCAGATTTTgttctctgtttggttgccgtgAAGAGTAAAGGGAAAGAAGCTTTGAATCTTGGGTTttgatctatttatttatttatttatttttgttactttCCCGtgttttctcggcaaccaaatgGAGGGTTGGagcttctttttcctttattgaAGGTTTTCTCTAATGCTGGACTTGTTCTTGGTGGTGGGGAAAAGGGGTTTCTGGATGATCAGTTCACTCAGCTTCAGAAGCTGCAAGATGAGAACAACCCAGATTTCGTGTTTGAAGTGGTGTCTCTCTTCTTCGACGATTCTGAGAAACTCGTCAACAATATGGCCAAAGCTCTGTAAGAATTTATTTCCCTTTACcccctgtttggttgctgagaaaattcttcttcttctctttaaCTGCCTTTCCTTACCAACCAAACAAAGCCCTATAGTTCTTAtatttctgaccgaatttggagATGTATTTccgaaattttcattttcagagAATGATTGTGTTATTTCTCAATTTGTGCAGTGAACAACAGACTGTGGAATTCAAACAGGTGGATGCCCATGTCCACCAGTTCAAGGGCAGTAGTTCCAGGTAATTACAGGTTTTCTTTTCTCGTCTTATTTTCGGTTTTTTCTTATTGTATCCCTTACAGATTCTTTGAGTTTGTGTGTGAGGAACACTGGAAATGTTTGTGAAAGCCAAAATTACTATAGTCCTTGTTTGGtgttagggaaaaaaaaaaattgaaactaaatCAGAGGCTAAGGGAGaaagtttaaaattattgtttgattGCTTTCCTGAAGTGTTTGATCCGAAGTTCtgaaattaggttttttttttcctttctttctttatgtTAGTGGACGTCTGAAACCAGATTTGAATGGGGTTTCTAGATCATATaaactgaaagaaaaaaaaattatttgcttAATGGTTTTTGTCCAAAAATGTTTGGTCAGAAATTCTGAAACTGGGTTTTCTATGTTTGACAGCATAGGTGCACATAGAGTCAAGAATGTGTGCGTGACCTTCCGCAATTTCTGCGAGCAACAGAACATTGAAGGGTGAGTTTTCTTAACATTAGTTTAGGTAGTTATGAAATATATGCAAAATATCATTGAAAACCTGAATGCTTGTTCAATTAATGAAATATATGCAAAATACCGTTGAAAACTCGAACGTTCTTTTAAGTAGTTAtgaaatatatacaaaatactGTTGAAAACTCAAACGATCATTTAGGTAGTTACAAAATTATGAAACATATACAAAATAACGTTGAAAACTCGTTTGTTCAGTTAACCTATGGAATATGCTACAGCCTAAGAGTAATCCTGAATAACAGCAAAATCTTGTGTTCGGCTAAGAGTTGCACCTGGCTGAATTCCTAATGTTCTTATTAcatatttattgaatatatttaaaataccGTTGAAAATATGCTTGTTCAGTCAATCTATGGCATATACTACAGCCTGGGAGTGATCCCAATTGCCAGGTTGAATTTTTAATGTTCACACTATGTGTATATggaatatattgaaaataccATGGACAACTGTTTCTTCGGTGGACTAATTTATGCTACAGCATAGGAGTAATGCTGGATAACAACAAAACTGTGTGTCCAACTTTGTCCATTCAAAATACCattgaaaaaatttatgctACACCATTGAAACTTTGCCTTTCAATTAATTTGTTGACTAATTTATGCTACAGCTTAGGGGTCATCCCAATCAATGACAAAATCATGTGTCCCCTGTTCCTCCCCccctgaaaaaaaaagaaaaggaaaaatggaaagtgCTTTCCGCCAACATCCCATTGCAAACTcggatatttttcttcttaactATTAGCTAAtgtctggatttttttttaatcttttgagTAGTCATAACTCATCCAATATTTTGGTTCAACTCTGTTTAGGGCCATATACTCTATTAACTCATCCGGCTTCTTGTCcttcctcatatccttgactaGACCTTCTAATTTGAAGGTCTTGGATGGAAGTTAACCAAAACACGATATTTGGATATTTTTGAATTGGAAGTTATTTAAAACACAATATTTGGATATGTTTGGATGGTGACTTATCTATATATTCATTATATATTTGATTCAACATTCATTCGATAGTGAGTTGCCAGATTTTCAATGTTCCCAATAGTGTTTTGTATGCAATGTCCTTTAATTAGCCACAAAAATCAGGATTATAACtctgaaaattttccaattttgattAATGGATCGTTGAATTAAGCTAGTGTCATGAAACAAATTGTCGTCACAGCCTCATTCCCCATTTTTTTGCATCAAATCTAATGATGAAGAGGCGGTGATCATTGTTATAGCTAAGGATCAAAATATCAGCAAATGTGGAAATAACAATAGTtggatttatgaaaatatcatacgaatttgagaaaaaatatcgATGAGACGGAAAGTaatcaaaactaagaaaaatgttggaaaaaactctaaaattaattaaacaaacaataatgcatatattaaagttattttattgaagaaaactATATATGCATGATAATTTGTCTAATTTGAATGtatttaaggatataaaaaaaataatgatattttttgtttaaagattatttataactttatttacgagtttatatttttcttgtatgTAATTACTACTAAAATATCTACAAAGACTCACTATAAAGATTATCatgatggtttttatatttccaACAATCAATGCAACAGAATttgcttaattaattaattacaattttagtttaattttcattttttatatgaatatattaaaaggtTTAGGAGACACAAAATCATTATAGATGTAATATCTACCATTATTTTTAGAAGGGCGACATTGCCTTTATGGTAAGGGACCACTATTTCCATGTTGGAGGGCTGTGGTTCTAGCCAGTCCCCTTGCTCTTTATCTTTCAAAAAGCCATGCTGATGTGGTGATTTATGACaccaaaaaatctaaaattctccgaaaagttgaaaaattcttcaaaaaattgAGGGATGGAGTTTTGCTCCCCATTTTCGTTTCACAACTCACCAAGATTTCAGcaatttttctccaaaattccatttttttttatgggaaatATGTGTTTTGGTGTAGAAgtcgaaaaaaaaaaggaaaataggaatcctctaaaaataattgaaatttcatgCACTCTCTCAAGTCAAAGATAGCAACCAATTAAGTCAAAGATAAGACCTATATCATTAATAGATAGTACCTAGAGACTACCTTTGGTCTAAGAGTACATGAAACAACAAACGTATTTTAATAACATAGTATGGATTGAGATATGAAAAGGTAGTTCTTATTTTGCCTATATTTCCCAAATGAGGACATGAAAACacacttttcccttttttcatcCCTAGTTGTAACACTCTAATGTGAATGACTCGAGAATGTTTGGTGCAGGTGTAAGAGGTGTTTGCAACAACTGAGACATGAGTACTCACTCTTGAAGAGCAAGCTCGAAACTCTGTTCAGGGTAAGTGCATTAAACTCTCCTTGAAGAGACCAAGAATTTTCTAATAATAACTCTAATCATCCAAGAAAAAGCTCACACAAGGGAAAATAACCTAAAATGCCCAATAATAAGGGATATAACATTATCAAGACTCCTCATTTGTTAAAACAACACCTGTCGACCACTGCTTTATTGAACCCATTTCTTGTTGAGCATTAAATGCTATATCCCCACACCAAAGAATCATAAagaactaaaatttattttccttagaTTCTCTAAAAACATCCTTGTACTGCTTCTTGGTCAAATCCCATTGATGTTTGAATCCTAGCTTATCAAGACTGTGTCTCAAGAGTGTTCTTTGTTTCCCCTGTTTGATCACTGTAGCTGGAGCAACAGATCATAGCAGCTGGTGGGTCGATTCCTATGGTGGAATAAATTGGATTGATGCTATCTCCTGCTGGAAAGAAACAAAAGTCGATGTTACAGTGAGGgttcttattttttgtaatgGAGAAATCAAGCTGCTTTTGACTTTAAAGGATTGTTATGGGGATGGTTATCTAAAGCTTTTATGAGACaatatagatgatatgaacaagcATCTCACCTCTTCTGCTACTTAAAACTCACTCTTAACATAAAATCATACCAGGTTTTTCACTTTTGAGGCTGTCTATGACTGGGTTGGACGGCTGAATTTTGTCGATATTCAGTTTCTCATTAGCAGTGTGTTTGTAACTGTTCATATGGGGTTGGAGGCCAAACTGTAGGATGATTTTGTTGAATCCATTTTCTTGATGATCGATCTAGGATTTCTCTACTTGTTGCCATTGTTTCGTTCCTCCAATCAGCAGGGCTCTCTCATTACATTTATGGCTGcagtaaatgaataaatattagCTTCCCTCCTCTTCTCTGCAGGTGATGCAATATCATGTTATCTTGGTCTGCAGGTATATATTGCTATAGCATTTATATTACGAGCCTATGCACGTGAACCAGTTAGCAATTATAGGACAGGAAATGAGCATTTAATGTGTAACAGGGAGTGAACCCATGGTGGGGATATTGTAGCACACCTAGGGCCTGATGGAATGCCCTAAAATCAAAGCTTGTAGCCTCTTAAGGTTGCCTTAGTCTATGACACTTTTAAGGCCAACAGTCTAGACGATCCTTCCCATGATTTGAACTTGGTACTCTTAAGTCTTTGATTATGATATCATCAAGTGTTATGCCCAATCTAGGACTGGAAGAATGGTGTCGGGTCTGATCAGTGATGTAATAGTAATACCGATATTGCTTTTCGTCTTCCTGTTGTTATGAGGTAGAACTGAACCAACCCTTGTAGTCCAGCTCATGGTGGTCTGGAGTGATCATGGGTTGCCCGTGGAACTGAGACAACTGTGGTTAGCTGTGTTTCTCCGCTAGATGGAACAGTGGTCTTTATTCTATGGAGTCAGGGCATTTTTCCTCTGCTTTGTCGTCACAGACTCACGAGTTCTCTTTCTTTGAGCCATAACATTGGTAGGTAAACTCTGGACGACAATGTAGGTGAGCAATGAATACAATAATTCTGTGGTGGAAGCCAAGCTCTTAGACAGGGTTGTTTGATAGTGACATTTTTGAGTTCTTAGAGCATTTAATCCTTAATGTCCAAAGAAGACCCTCCCAGGAATTAGGAAATATTGTTTGTATTTTCAATGCAATAGTATCCGGGAATAAgttcataatattatatgtGTAGTGGGTTTTTTAATTGTGTAGATgtgttttaatgttttgaaaattcattagGTTTAATGCACATAATATCTACACGAGAGGAGGAAGTGGGTCATTCTAAAATGATATCAAAGTCGATTTTCAACCC includes:
- the LOC100261357 gene encoding histidine-containing phosphotransfer protein 1, with the protein product MDVGQLQRQFTDYTASLFREGFLDDQFTQLQKLQDENNPDFVFEVVSLFFDDSEKLVNNMAKALEQQTVEFKQVDAHVHQFKGSSSSIGAHRVKNVCVTFRNFCEQQNIEGCKRCLQQLRHEYSLLKSKLETLFRLEQQIIAAGGSIPMVE